One Ficedula albicollis isolate OC2 chromosome 26, FicAlb1.5, whole genome shotgun sequence DNA segment encodes these proteins:
- the LOC101822154 gene encoding sperm-associated antigen 4 protein-like: MALLKNSFKVFTLLLSLALAAVFCGTALSGWSLRTKGLVEELPSVFPEGLKTLWNSHTLIETQKLQNLLQEVTQLRAEISSLKEFTQMALESCVKTDWALKSSGATIDTQRTSQTYDCKDSCVCRFLRFFWPASPPDTILQPNVLPGNCWPFKGHQGQVVIRLPARVYLTAITVQHITKEASPSGTIISAPKDIAVFGVDADREEETLLGMFTYNVEKDPIQTFPLKNMLLPRAFSHVKLLVKSNWGNPWYTCIYRVKVHGKMENQKASTKGPDI, encoded by the exons ATGGCTCTGCTGAAGAACAGCTTTAAAGTCTTCACCTTGTTGCTCTCACTGGCTCTCG ctgctgttttctgcgGGACTGCCCTGTCAGGATGGTCGCTGAGGACAAAGGGACTCGTGGAG GAGCTGCCAAGTGTATTTCCGGAAGGACTGAAAACCCTCTG gaattcaCACACTTTGATTGAAACCCAGAAGTTGCAGAATCTGCTGCAAGAGGTCACtcagctgagggcagagatcAGTAGTTTGAAG GAATTCACCCAGATGGCTCTGGAATCCTGTGTCAAGACTGACTGGGCCCTTAAGAGCTCTG GAGCCACCATTGACACACAAAGAACTTCCCAGACCTACGACTGCAAGGACAGTTGTGTCTGCAGGTTTTTGCGTTTCTTCTGGCCTGCCAGCCCTCCTGATACTATTCTGCAG CCAAATGTTCTCCCAGGAAACTGCTGGCCTTTCAAAGGGCATCAGGGGCAGGTTGTCATCAGGTTGCCAGCACGAGTCTACCTGACTGCCATCACAGTGCAGCACATCACCAAAGAGGCCTCTCCAAGTGGGACCATCATCAGTGCCCCCAAAGACATTGCTGTCTTT GGAGTGGATGCAGACAGAGAAGAGGAAACTCTCCTGGGGATGTTCACCTACAATGTGGAAAAAGACCCCATTCAgacttttcctctgaag aacatgctgctccccagagcctttTCACATGTCAAACTTCTTGTGAAGAGCAACTGGGGGAATCCATGGTATACCTGCATTTACCGAGTGAAGGTTCATGGAAAGATGGAAAACCAGAAAGCCTCAACCAAGGGCCCAGatatataa
- the LYZ gene encoding lysozyme C translates to MRKSMLFLGFLLAFLGLALPGTQGKIISRCEMVKILRRNGFQGFEGTTVADWMCLVKHESDYNTRAYNNNGPSRDYGIFQINSKYWCNDGRTAGATNGCHISCSKLQDDNIEDDIRCAKKIAREAHGLSPWYGWKNHCRGRNLSSYVRGC, encoded by the exons ATGAGAAAGTCAATGCTCTTCCTTGGCTTTCTTCTTGCTTTCCTtggcctggctctgccaggcacccagggaaaaataatttccagatgTGAGATGGTGAAGATCCTACGTCGGAATGGCTTTCAGGGCTTTGAGGGCACAACTGTTGCTGACT ggatgtgcctgGTGAAACATGAGAGTGATTATAACACAAGAGCGTACAATAACAACGGTCCAAGCAGGGACTATGGCATCTTTCAGATCAACAGCAAGTATTGGTGCAATGATGGCAGGACTGCTGGAGCCACGAATGGCTGCCACATCAGCTGCTCAA AACTGCAAGATGATAATATTGAGGATGATATTCGGTGTGCCAAGAAGATTGCTCGGGAGGCTCATGGCCTCAGTCCCTG GTATGGCTGGAAAAACCACTGCCGGGGCAGAAACCTGAGTTCCTATGTCAGAGGTTGCTAA